A stretch of Mya arenaria isolate MELC-2E11 chromosome 14, ASM2691426v1 DNA encodes these proteins:
- the LOC128215994 gene encoding uncharacterized protein LOC128215994: MASSFISSRHKVSDLIHDFSCSPCEENGLNSEANYFCVDCSKYYCSRCESKHGGLFKRHRILDRKDVKKWAAVPGTVVDDLEICEHHPGKKVELFCGDHQELCCHICVSVEHRQCSMIQHIPDIARDIYDKTEFKRLPQQITDIQSKIKKLQESRMKTQQCIRDSRVHILSEIRALQRKIDQVLDQLEQATIKKMDDMVGTFEQQIEEDIKHSTRMSKDIKSLADNIAKSKMNDSLVYVGYSRCQEMITETNAFLEDTTTKQEVGLAFVPNTGINDLIDSIVSLKLFGEITNTSHVFNVENVKQSNVKLNIDKQISNISGICELLSGEVVLVDNYNCRLKLLNQSYQIVDHCDVPTYPGDACHIAGNELAVSVNCNGKDRHEVLFFNMMNLKLQQTRKLTFNHIVRQIAYHSGRMFIASFTALYSYDKAGNDRRKMFEDESDTETVYSCAVSFDGSKIYITRYSKDELLTLHRTGFKLETFSDPDMKGQRAIHVSPLGHVFVCSYSSKTVLQVEREGKRKLATLATQADGLVKPHSLCYSSRSSSVFVGQHENNNIIVLKVK; encoded by the exons ATGGCGTCTTCATTCATTTCATCTCGTCATAAGGTGTCGGATTTAATTCATGACTTCTCATGTTCTCCTTGTGAAGAAAACGGACTTAACTCTGAGGCTAACTACTTTTGTGttgattgttcaaaatattactGCTCTCGATGCGAGTCCAAACATGGCGGCCTGTTTAAGCGGCACAGAATACTTGATCGGAAGGACGTGAAGAAATGGGCGGCGGTGCCTGGGACGGTCGTGGACGATCTGGAAATATGCGAGCACCATCCCGGGAAAAAAGTGGAGCTGTTCTGCGGAGACCACCAAGAGCTGTGTTGCCATATATGCGTCTCCGTTGAACACAG acAATGTTCGATGATACAACATATACCAGACATAGCAAGAGACATTTATGACAAAACAGAATTCAAACGGCTTCCACAACAAATCACAGACATCCAGTCAAAAATCAAGAAGCTGCAAGAGTCCCGCATGAAAACTCAACAATGCATACGGGATTCCCGTGTCCACATCCTATCAGAGATCAGAGCTTTGCAACGAAAGATCGATCAGGTCCTTGACCAATTGGAGCAAGCCACAATAAAAAAGATGGACGATATGGTTGGAACGTTTGAGCAGCAGATAGAGGAAGACATTAAACATTCCACACGGATGAGCAAAGACATTAAATCACTTGCAGATAACATAGCGAAGAGTAAGATGAACGATTCCTTGGTCTACGTAGGATATTCAAGATGTCAGGAAATGATTACAGAAACTAATGCTTTCCTCGAAGACACTACAACCAAACAAGAGGTGGGGTTGGCGTTTGTGCCAAATACAGGTATAAACGACCTCATTGATTCTattgtttctttgaaattgtTTGGAGAGATTACTAATACGTCCCATGTTTTCaatgttgaaaatgtgaaacaatccaatgtaaaacttaacattgacaaacaaatcTCAAACATAAGTGGAATATGTGAACTGTTAAGTGGAGAGGTCGTTCTCGTTGACAATTACAATTGCCGTCTAAAGCTCCTGAACCAGTCCTATCAAATTGTCGATCACTGTGACGTTCCAACTTATCCAGGAGATGCATGCCACATCGCGGGCAATGAGTTGGCGGTTTCTGTCAACTGTAATGGTAAGGACAGACATGAAGTTCTTTTCTTCAACATGATGAATTTAAAGCTACAACAGACAAGAAAGTTAACGTTCAATCACATAGTACGACAAATAGCTTATCATTCAGGGCGTATGTTTATCGCATCTTTTACTGCACTTTACTCTTACGACAAAGCAGGCAATGATAGGAGAAAGATGTTTGAGGACGAGTCGGATACAGAGACCGTTTACAGTTGTGCTGTAAGCTTTGATGGCAGTAAAATTTACATCACACGTTACTCAAAAGATGAGCTTCTAACCCTGCATAGAACAGGATTTAAATTAGAGACGTTCAGCGATCCTGATATGAAAGGTCAACGCGCCATACACGTGTCACCTCTGGGCCACGTTTTTGTCTGCTCGTATAGCTCAAAAACCGTACTTCAAGTGGAAAGGGAAGGAAAGAGGAAGCTGGCTACACTGGCTACGCAGGCTGATGGATTGGTGAAACCACATTCACTGTGTTACAGTAGTCGTTCATCCAGCGTTTTTGTAGGACaacatgaaaataacaacattattgtGTTGAAGGTGAAATAA
- the LOC128218551 gene encoding uncharacterized protein LOC128218551 — protein MKNDIEQSAQLSKDIKSLADSMAKTKTNNSLAYVGYSRCQKLITETKAILEDNTSKQQVELAFVHNTGLNDLIDSLMSLERFGDITNMSHVFKVENVKQFNAALKTDKEISTITGICELISGELVLVDNYNCRLKLLNQSYQVVDHCDVPTHPRDACHIAGNELAVAVNCNDDNRHEVRFFNVRDSELQHTRKRTFSHIVAKIAHHSGRLYITSDTALYSYDKAGNDRRKLFEDESDAYTVYDCAVSSDGSKIYIANVSKDQLLTLDREGNKLATLSDPNMKGPRAVHVSPLGHVFVCSYISDTVLQVDREGKRKLATLATQADGLVKPHSLCYRSPISSLVVGQAENNNIVVLKVK, from the coding sequence ATGAAGAACGACATTGAACAGTCCGCACAGTTGAGCAAGGACATAAAATCACTTGCAGATAGCATGGCGAAGACTAAGACGAACAATTCCTTGGCCTACGTTGGATATTCTCGATGCCAGAAATTAATTACAGAAACCAAAGCTATTCTCGAAGACAACACAAGCAAACAACAAGTAGAGTTGGCGTTTGTGCACAATACAGGGCTAAACGACCTTATTGATTCTTTAATGTCTTTGGAACGGTTTGGAGATATTACTAATATGTCTCATGTTTTCAAGGTTGAGAATGTGAAACAATTCAATGCGGCACTAAAAACTGACAAAGAAATTTCAACTATAACTGGAATATGTGAACTAATAAGTGGAGAGCTCGTCCTCGTCGACAATTACAATTGCCGTTTAAAGCTCCTGAACCAGTCCTACCAGGTCGTCGATCACTGTGACGTTCCAACTCATCCACGAGATGCATGCCATATTGCGGGTAATGAGCTAGCGGTTGCTGTCAACTGTAATGATGATAATAGACATGAAGTTCGATTCTTCAACGTTAGGGATTCAGAGCTACAACATACAAGAAAGCGAACGTTCAGTCACATAGTAGCTAAAATAGCTCATCATTCAGGGCGTCTGTATATCACATCTGACACTGCGCTTTACTCTTACGACAAGGCAGGTAATGACCGGAGAAAGTTGTTTGAGGACGAGTCGGATGCATACACCGTTTACGATTGTGCTGTAAGCTCTGATGGCAGTAAAATCTACATCGCAAATGTCTCCAAAGACCAACTTCTTACCTTGGATAGAGAAGGAAATAAACTAGCAACGCTCAGCGATCCCAATATGAAAGGTCCACGCGCTGTACACGTGTCACCTCTAGGTCACGTTTTTGTCTGCTCTTATATCTCAGACACCGTACTTCAAGTGGACAGGGAAGGAAAGAGGAAGCTGGCTACACTGGCTACACAGGCTGATGGATTGGTGAAACCACATTCACTGTGTTACAGAAGCCCTATATCAAGTCTTGTTGTAGGACAAGctgaaaataacaacattgtTGTGTTGAAGGTGAAATAA